One segment of Engraulis encrasicolus isolate BLACKSEA-1 chromosome 7, IST_EnEncr_1.0, whole genome shotgun sequence DNA contains the following:
- the LOC134453221 gene encoding guanine nucleotide-binding protein G(I)/G(S)/G(O) subunit gamma-13-like gives MDELDVPLMQMHVAGLKQQIDTPREKLSVTLPELIKWIEETMPKDPFLNDDLLRNNPWVETSKCVLL, from the exons aTGGATGAGCTGGACGTTCCTCTGATGCAGATGCATGTGGCGGGTCTCAAACAGCAAATTGACACTCCCAGAGAGAAGCTATCAGTCACACTGCCaga GCTGATTAAATGGATCGAGGAGACCATGCCTAAGGATCCCTTCCTGAATGACGACCTGCTGAGGAACAACCCGTGGGTGGAGACTTCAAAGTGTGTACTGCTCTGA